Below is a genomic region from candidate division WOR-3 bacterium.
CTCCTTCAAAGTTTGCGATGCCTTACCCCTTATTTCCACCTGGGTGCCGCGGGGTGCGACCAACTGCCGTTCGGTTTTAGTCTCTTCCTGGAGATTTGTATATTTTGGATAATGAAGGATAAAAGATAACTCCTTTAAATAGATTGGTTCAAGCACCCCGATACTAAACCGCTCGCTCCGAAAATTTAAAAATTCAAAATAGTAAGCAAATGGTTCATTCACTTCCAGTCGGATATGACCCTTATTATCAATCACCGGTAGCGGAATTCTCTTCACCTTTGTGCTACTCTGATAAACTAAGGTGATCTTTTTCGGGATGTAAACACCAAAGAAGTTTATCATCAGATCCACATTCTCACCCCGATTAAAATCCTTTGATGTGGGACTTACTGAATACCCAATCTTATGGTTCAGAGCAAAATAAAACCTTTCGGGGAAAAAAGCAGGATAGGTAAGGGCTAAAACCAGCGTGATAAGTAAAAAACTCAAAGCGCGATGTAAATATTCTTTCTCTAAAAAATTGTGCACATTCAACGACTGGAATTTCTTTTCATTAGAAGCGATAAATGCTGCAATCAAATCCGGTGCATAACCCTCCCGATTATCCTCACCAATTTGAGCGAGCTGGATACTGCTGACTAATTCCCCTTGGGCTTGTAATCTTTTATCCAATTCCCTTGCCCAGTAATAGAAACTCTTTTGGCGATAAAATAATAAAGGCACCAGCCCCAGGAGTCCATAAAGTGGCGATTTCAAAAGGAATAAAGCGGTGGTAGTTGCTATGACAACTGTGCCCAGCGAAAATAAAATCAAGGCTAAGGTATTAATAAAATGCTGTCTATGTGCATATTCAGATATTTTCTTTTCTACTATCATCTTCGTGTGAGGGCATACACGACAATATTTATCCCCATCTGTAATGCTTGTTCTCTCTTTTCGGGTGGATCATTATGCACATCTGGATCCTCCCAGCCGTCTCCCAGGTCTGTCTCGTAAGAATAAAAAACCACCAACCGGCCATCATAGATAATCCCCAAACCCTGGGGAGGCTTATTATCATGCTCATGGATTTTGGGAAGGCCATCGGGGAAATCATAAAAGGCGTGGTATATGGGATGGTCAAAAGGTAATTCCACAAGCGGTAACTCCGGAAAGAGTCGCGCCATCTCCCGGCGGAACGAAGAGTCCATGCCATAGCAATCATCGGCATGTAAAAAACCTCCATTGATAAGATAATTTCTTAAAATTTTTATTTCTTCCTCGGTGAATTTTACATTCCCGTGGCCGGTCATGTAGAGATATGGATATTTAAACAAATCCGGATTGGTCAATTCCATTGTCACTTCCTTAGGTGCGGCACGGATTGTCGTCCGCTCATTGAGTGCTTTGAGGAGATTGGGCAAAGAACTGGGATCGCAATACCAATCACCGCCCCCTCCATACTTTAAGCGGGCAATGGTGAAATCATACTGGGTTATCAGCAGCAATACGAAAAATAAGGGTGCCATATTTTTATTATAAACTGAATCTGAATGTTGTCAAGAAAAAGGTGCAGCAATCCTACATCTTTCTGGAATGTTTTTTGTTGGTAGGCTTTTTAGGTTCAATGCCCCGCTCGCCGAGTTCAGCCTTCCATTCTGACCCTTGAGGTCGCTGCATTCTACTCTAAGCGATCTAAGTTAACTCCCAACTCAGCAGGTAACGATAAGGGATAGTTGGTGATATTATAAATCTATTTTTTCAGACGGAAAATTTTGGAAATTTCATTATTTTTGATTCGTTTCCTGGAAGCGAGCGCCGGAAATCAGATTTTATCAGGAATATTCTAAAAGAACTAAAAGCAGGTTTTGTTGTGGTCATAACAGTACCAACAAATGAAACAGTTGAGGCAAAATTTAAAAGAGTTAAGGTGAAGATAAGCGCATTTGAGTAAAGAATTTATAAATTTAAAGTTAAATTGCAATTGATTTCGCTAATGCCATAATCAGGATTATGACCCTGGCGTAAAACAAACCCGACACCGCCAGTGAGATTTTTGCTAATACCTTTTGCATTGAACTTAAACTCATCAAGTCTCATTTTTGTTTCACCAACCGATTGATTGATTCTGTATTCACCTTCAATTGCAGCAAGATTTTTTAAGGTCAGCTTGGCACCGAGACCCGGTGAGATGGTATAAAAAATTAGATTGGTATCGGTCCTGGATAGAAGTGGGTCAGCCCCATCCCTTCTTGAAAGACCAAATAGTCCCAAAATCGTGAAAAAATCACTTACTCTTTCGCTCAATTTTGTATCAAGACCAATGGTTCTGTAATTGTATAAAGAAGTGTCGCCTAAAAAGTTGTAATAAGAATTATAAAACGCCGAAAGGTTGAAGTCGGTATCTTCCCTTAAGTTGATAACTGAATTGATTGCCCGATCGGTCTTTATCTCTCTTCTTTGGATGCTCATCGTATCCGTACTATCTGCACCGGGAATAAAAAATCCTAAACCGATATTCTCTTCTCTTTTGAATTGCGGGTTAACTGAAATTTTTTCACTGATCTTGAATCTTGAGGAAATCCCAATAATCTTACCCTTTTCATCAGCGGTCTTCTGCTGGA
It encodes:
- a CDS encoding DUF4159 domain-containing protein, which translates into the protein MAPLFFVLLLITQYDFTIARLKYGGGGDWYCDPSSLPNLLKALNERTTIRAAPKEVTMELTNPDLFKYPYLYMTGHGNVKFTEEEIKILRNYLINGGFLHADDCYGMDSSFRREMARLFPELPLVELPFDHPIYHAFYDFPDGLPKIHEHDNKPPQGLGIIYDGRLVVFYSYETDLGDGWEDPDVHNDPPEKREQALQMGINIVVYALTRR